Proteins encoded by one window of Ignavibacteriota bacterium:
- a CDS encoding 3-dehydroquinate synthase — MSEIKSTNHVYSFCDIESVLKFFNNPDYFCIIDSNVVELFFSDLKINNQFVIESIEKNKNLDQIALLLSELIVREIERSVTIVGIGGGIVCDIAGFIASIYKRGTNLILVPTSLLAMVDAAIGGKNGINHNEIKNSIGCFKIPDYILISIDFLDNLPDKEVRNGIAELIKISLVANAILFEILSELSVLNITDFKKQPNLKSIIELAVDTKIEIVSQDLYDNGIRHILNFGHTIAHALELRNEISHGQAVAYGIYAAAAFSRELKILSGYNFERISKILQNYGFVTDFDFDTKTVLNDLNNDKKIYSGKIREIFLESIGKFKFMNLSFEEYGDLLNDLR; from the coding sequence ATGTCTGAAATAAAATCTACAAATCATGTTTATAGTTTTTGCGATATTGAATCTGTCCTCAAATTTTTCAATAACCCTGATTATTTTTGTATAATTGATAGTAATGTTGTTGAATTATTCTTTAGTGATTTGAAAATTAATAATCAATTTGTTATAGAAAGTATAGAGAAAAACAAAAATTTAGATCAAATTGCCCTTTTATTATCTGAGTTGATTGTTAGAGAAATAGAAAGAAGTGTTACAATAGTCGGAATTGGTGGTGGAATTGTATGTGATATTGCTGGATTTATAGCTTCTATTTACAAAAGGGGTACAAACCTTATTTTAGTTCCAACTTCACTTCTGGCTATGGTTGATGCTGCAATTGGTGGCAAGAACGGAATTAATCATAATGAAATAAAAAATTCAATCGGGTGCTTTAAAATTCCTGATTATATTTTGATTTCCATTGATTTTCTGGATAATTTACCCGACAAAGAAGTCCGGAATGGAATTGCAGAACTAATAAAAATTTCTCTTGTAGCAAATGCTATACTGTTTGAAATTTTATCAGAGTTATCAGTACTCAATATTACAGATTTTAAAAAACAACCGAACCTTAAATCAATTATCGAACTGGCTGTTGATACGAAAATTGAAATAGTAAGTCAGGATTTATATGACAATGGCATCAGACATATTCTAAATTTCGGACATACAATTGCACATGCATTAGAGCTTAGAAATGAAATAAGTCATGGACAAGCTGTTGCTTATGGCATTTATGCAGCTGCTGCTTTTTCGAGAGAATTGAAAATTTTAAGTGGTTATAATTTTGAAAGAATTTCTAAGATTCTACAAAATTATGGCTTTGTGACTGATTTTGATTTTGATACAAAAACTGTTTTAAATGATTTGAATAATGATAAAAAAATTTACTCCGGCAAGATTCGTGA